A genome region from Populus alba chromosome 5, ASM523922v2, whole genome shotgun sequence includes the following:
- the LOC118062052 gene encoding gibberellin-regulated protein 11 — protein sequence MAIFKILAAVLLVGIVFNLAVSDMVIKSLVESDPSPQIDCASACAVRCQLSSRPNLCHRACGTCCDRCNCVPPGTSGNYDVCPCYGNMTTHHGQHKCP from the exons ATGGCCATCTTCAAGATTCTAGCTGCTGTCCTCCTCGTAGGAATCGTCTTCAACCTTGCTGTATCTGATATG GTGATCAAGAGCTTGGTGGAGAGTGACCCATCCCCGCAGATAG ACTGTGCTTCGGCTTGTGCTGTGAGGTGCCAATTATCGTCAAGGCCAAACCTGTGCCACCGAGCGTGCGGTACCTGCTGTGATCGATGCAACTGCGTTCCTCCGGGCACTTCCGGCAACTATGACGTGTGTCCCTGCTATGGCAACATGACAACTCACCATGGCCAGCACAAGTGCCCTTGA